In the Kitasatospora terrestris genome, one interval contains:
- a CDS encoding phosphoketolase family protein, whose amino-acid sequence MTVTAASTPGEPTEAELRALDAHWRAANYLAAGQIYLMTNPLLREPLRPEHIKPRLLGHWGTSPGLNLVYTHLNRMISGRDLDAICVWGPGHGGPAVLAGSWLEGSYSDTYPSVTRDEEGMARLFRQFSFPGGVPSHVAPETPGSIHEGGELGYALSHAYGAAFDNPGLLVACVIGDGEAETGPLAASWHGNKFLDPVHDGAVLPVLHLNGYKIANPTVLSRLPEQELDQLLRGYGHDPLYVTGDDPMAVHRAMAAAMDTALDRIAAIQRAAREDGAIERPDWPVIVLRTPKGWTGPHEVDGVPVEGTWRAHQVPLDQVRSNPAHLAQLEEWLRSYRPEELFDKQGRPTAQVLECVPEGRRRLGANPHANGGLLLRELPLPELERYAVPVDKPGTSLHEPTRVLGDLLEQVMADTAERRDFRIVGPDETASNRLQAAYGVTGKAWQAAVLPVDEHLARDGRVLEILSEHTCQGWLEGYLLTGRHGLFSCYEAFVHIVDSMVNQHIKWLRTSRALPWRAPIASLNYLLTSHVWRQDHNGFSHQDPGFVDHVLNKSPEAVRVYFPPDANTLLATAEHVLRSRDYVNVVVAGKQPCFDWLTLDQARAHCARGAGIWDWAGTDDGAREPDVVLACAGDVPTQEVIAAAGLLRRHLPELAVRVVNVVDLARLMPAEEHPHGMPDAEFDALFTSGKPVVFAYHGYPWLIHRLAYRRAVHPQLHVRGYKESGTTTTPFDMVVRNDLDRYRLVMDVIDRVPGLAVRAAAVRQQMADQRSRHHDWIREHGTDLPEIADWQPGS is encoded by the coding sequence ATGACCGTGACCGCCGCTTCAACGCCCGGAGAGCCGACCGAGGCCGAGCTGCGGGCGCTCGACGCCCACTGGCGTGCCGCCAACTACCTGGCGGCCGGTCAGATCTACCTGATGACCAACCCGCTGCTGCGCGAGCCGCTGCGACCCGAGCACATCAAGCCACGCCTGCTGGGCCACTGGGGGACCTCACCCGGCCTGAACCTGGTCTACACCCACCTCAACCGGATGATCTCCGGGCGCGACCTGGACGCCATCTGCGTCTGGGGCCCGGGACACGGCGGCCCGGCGGTGCTGGCCGGCTCCTGGCTGGAGGGCAGCTACAGCGATACCTACCCGTCCGTCACCCGCGACGAGGAGGGCATGGCGCGGCTGTTCCGACAGTTCTCCTTCCCCGGCGGTGTCCCCAGCCATGTGGCACCCGAGACGCCCGGGTCGATCCATGAGGGCGGCGAGCTGGGCTACGCGCTGTCGCACGCCTACGGCGCCGCCTTCGACAACCCCGGGCTGCTGGTCGCCTGCGTGATCGGCGACGGCGAGGCGGAGACCGGGCCGCTGGCCGCCTCCTGGCACGGCAACAAGTTCCTCGACCCGGTGCACGACGGCGCGGTGCTGCCGGTACTGCACCTGAACGGCTACAAGATCGCCAACCCCACGGTGCTCTCCCGCCTGCCCGAACAAGAGCTGGACCAGCTGTTGCGCGGATACGGCCACGACCCGCTGTACGTCACCGGCGACGACCCGATGGCCGTGCACCGCGCGATGGCCGCCGCCATGGACACGGCCCTGGACCGGATCGCCGCCATCCAGCGCGCCGCCCGTGAGGACGGAGCCATCGAGCGGCCGGACTGGCCGGTGATCGTGCTGCGCACCCCCAAGGGCTGGACCGGCCCGCACGAGGTCGACGGCGTGCCGGTGGAGGGGACCTGGCGCGCCCACCAGGTCCCGCTCGACCAGGTCCGCAGCAACCCCGCCCACCTCGCCCAGCTGGAGGAATGGCTGCGCTCCTACCGCCCCGAGGAGCTGTTCGACAAGCAGGGACGGCCCACCGCGCAGGTCCTCGAGTGTGTTCCCGAGGGCCGCCGTAGGCTCGGGGCGAACCCGCACGCCAACGGCGGTCTGCTGCTGCGCGAGCTGCCCCTGCCCGAGCTGGAGCGCTACGCCGTCCCGGTCGACAAGCCCGGCACCAGCCTGCACGAACCCACCCGCGTCCTCGGCGACCTGCTCGAACAGGTGATGGCCGACACCGCCGAACGCCGCGACTTCCGGATCGTCGGGCCGGACGAGACCGCCTCCAACCGGCTCCAGGCCGCATACGGCGTCACCGGCAAGGCCTGGCAGGCCGCCGTCCTGCCGGTCGACGAGCACCTCGCCCGCGACGGCCGGGTGCTGGAGATCCTCTCCGAACACACCTGCCAGGGCTGGCTGGAGGGCTACCTGCTCACCGGCCGGCACGGCCTGTTCTCCTGCTACGAGGCCTTCGTCCACATCGTCGACTCGATGGTCAACCAGCACATCAAGTGGCTGCGCACCAGCCGCGCCCTGCCCTGGCGGGCACCGATCGCCTCACTCAACTACCTGCTCACCTCGCACGTCTGGCGCCAGGACCACAACGGCTTCTCGCACCAGGACCCCGGCTTCGTCGACCACGTCCTCAACAAGAGCCCCGAGGCCGTGCGCGTCTACTTCCCGCCGGACGCCAACACCCTGCTCGCCACCGCCGAGCACGTGCTGCGCAGCCGCGACTACGTCAACGTCGTGGTCGCCGGGAAGCAGCCCTGCTTCGACTGGCTCACCCTGGACCAGGCCCGCGCCCACTGCGCCCGCGGCGCGGGCATCTGGGACTGGGCCGGCACCGACGACGGCGCACGCGAGCCGGACGTGGTGCTCGCCTGCGCCGGTGACGTGCCGACCCAGGAGGTGATCGCCGCTGCCGGGCTGCTGCGCCGTCACCTGCCCGAACTCGCGGTGCGGGTGGTCAACGTGGTCGACCTGGCCCGGCTGATGCCCGCCGAGGAACACCCGCACGGCATGCCCGACGCCGAGTTCGACGCCCTCTTCACCAGCGGCAAACCCGTCGTCTTCGCCTACCACGGCTACCCGTGGCTGATCCACCGGCTCGCCTACCGCCGCGCCGTCCACCCGCAGCTGCACGTGCGCGGCTACAAGGAGTCCGGCACCACCACCACGCCGTTCGACATGGTGGTCCGCAACGACCTCGACCGCTACCGCCTGGTGATGGACGTCATCGACCGGGTGCCCGGCCTCGCCGTGCGCGCCGCAGCCGTCCGCCAGCAGATGGCCGACCAGCGCAGCCGGCACCACGACTGGATCCGCGAACACGGCACCGACCTGCCCGAGATCGCCGACTGGCAGCCGGGCAGCTGA
- a CDS encoding universal stress protein — protein sequence MSHAVVVGVDGSAQSAAAAEWAAYQAYRNGRALRLVHVGAQPEFSVEAADPAELLPRPVLALRDQIVTVLPGLKVSCEHVPGSPADALVAAGEREGLLVLGSRGIGGLAGLLLGSVALRVAAHAACPVVLVGTGTDGQGGVNGDVVVGVDSSRPCAELLAFAFERAAERGAVLRALESREFPTGRYVTAAPVDPPEITSALAAAAQVRLQDTLAPWRKKFPEVRVEAEVTGWPAGKALVEASRSASLVVVGRRSPRIRSAAPGLGAVAHAVLHHTHGPVAVVPHD from the coding sequence ATGTCTCACGCGGTTGTGGTGGGAGTCGACGGATCGGCGCAGAGCGCGGCGGCGGCCGAGTGGGCGGCCTACCAGGCGTACCGGAACGGCCGGGCCCTGCGGTTGGTCCACGTCGGCGCGCAGCCGGAGTTCTCGGTGGAGGCCGCGGACCCGGCGGAGCTGCTGCCCCGGCCGGTGCTCGCACTGCGGGACCAGATCGTGACGGTGCTGCCGGGCCTCAAGGTCTCCTGCGAGCACGTGCCCGGCAGCCCGGCCGACGCACTGGTCGCCGCCGGAGAGCGCGAAGGACTGCTGGTGCTCGGCTCGCGCGGGATCGGCGGACTCGCCGGGCTGCTGCTCGGGTCGGTCGCGTTGCGCGTGGCGGCGCACGCCGCCTGCCCGGTGGTCCTGGTCGGGACCGGTACGGACGGCCAGGGCGGCGTGAACGGTGACGTCGTGGTCGGGGTGGACAGCAGCCGGCCCTGCGCCGAGCTGCTCGCGTTCGCCTTCGAAAGGGCCGCCGAACGCGGCGCGGTGCTGCGCGCGCTGGAGAGTCGCGAGTTCCCCACCGGGCGGTACGTGACGGCTGCTCCGGTGGACCCGCCGGAGATCACGAGTGCGCTGGCAGCCGCCGCGCAGGTCAGGCTCCAGGACACGCTGGCGCCCTGGCGGAAGAAATTCCCCGAGGTGCGTGTCGAGGCCGAGGTGACCGGCTGGCCGGCCGGGAAGGCACTGGTGGAGGCCTCGCGCAGCGCTTCGCTGGTGGTGGTGGGCCGTCGGAGCCCGAGGATCCGGTCGGCCGCGCCCGGGCTGGGCGCCGTGGCCCACGCGGTGCTGCACCACACACACGGCCCGGTCGCGGTGGTGCCGCACGACTGA
- the adhE gene encoding bifunctional acetaldehyde-CoA/alcohol dehydrogenase, with product MSRRPQTEEPTPPAPAAAVAVDALVADALTALREYADFTQEQVDHIVKKASLAALAQHTGLAALAVEETGRGLFEDKAVKNVFACENVTHVMARTKTVGVVHRDEIDGIVEIAEPVGVVAGVTPVTNPTSTTIFKCLLALKTRNPIVFAFHPAAQHCSAQAARIVRDAAVAAGAPRSCIQWIEEPSMAATQALMNHPDVATILATGGNAMVRAAYSCGKPALGVGAGNVPAYVERSADLKRAVNDIVLSKTFDNGMICASEQAVILDAEIRDAALAEFRTLKAHHANAEEKALLEQYLFGAGEGSSCAGQRLNADVVGRSAPEIATAAGFEVSADTSVLLVDVGRVGPTEPLTREKLCPVLAVLTASSRREGVELASAMVEFNGLGHSAAVHTEDAAFVEEFGHAVKACRIIWNAPSSQGGIGDVYNAFTPSLTLGCGSYGHNSVAGNVSALNLLNIKRIGRRNTNMQWFKVPPKIYFERNSIKYLASMPNAHRIVVVTDRTMVEIGHLERIRGILDRRREPVEVRVVDFVEPNPSIDTVRRGAELMRDFRPDTIVALGGGSPMDAAKVMWLMYEHPEVEFADLKEKFFDIRKRAFTFPDLGEKAKLVCIPTTSGTGAEVTPFAVITDTATGQKYPLADYALTPSVAIVDPALTTHLPKDVTADTGFDALTHCIETYVSVYANDFTDGLALQGIRLVFENLEQAVTDGPNNPRAREKMHNAGTIAGMAFGSAFLGVVHAMAHTLGATFHVAHGRTNALLLPHVIRYNGTAPAKVSSWPKYRSYVAPERYQAIARTLGLPADTPERGVESLATAIEELRDRVGIPRSFKEAGVDEAAFLAALPQQAMNAYEDQCAPANPRMPLLADMQQLMRQAYYGNRS from the coding sequence ATGTCCCGCCGCCCGCAGACCGAGGAGCCGACTCCTCCCGCCCCGGCCGCCGCCGTTGCCGTTGACGCCCTGGTCGCCGACGCCCTGACAGCTCTTCGGGAGTACGCCGACTTCACCCAGGAGCAGGTCGACCACATCGTCAAGAAGGCGTCGCTGGCCGCTCTGGCCCAGCACACCGGTCTCGCCGCGCTGGCGGTCGAGGAGACCGGGCGCGGCCTGTTCGAGGACAAGGCCGTGAAGAACGTCTTCGCCTGCGAGAACGTCACCCACGTGATGGCCCGCACGAAGACCGTCGGGGTGGTGCACCGCGATGAGATCGACGGGATCGTGGAGATCGCCGAGCCGGTCGGTGTGGTCGCGGGCGTCACCCCGGTCACCAATCCCACCTCCACCACCATCTTCAAGTGCCTGCTGGCGCTGAAGACCCGTAACCCGATCGTGTTCGCCTTCCACCCCGCCGCGCAGCACTGCTCGGCGCAGGCGGCCCGGATCGTGCGGGATGCGGCGGTGGCGGCCGGAGCACCGCGGTCCTGCATCCAGTGGATCGAAGAACCGTCGATGGCAGCCACCCAGGCCCTGATGAACCACCCGGACGTGGCCACCATCCTGGCGACGGGTGGCAACGCGATGGTCCGCGCGGCCTACTCCTGCGGCAAGCCGGCTCTCGGCGTCGGCGCCGGCAACGTCCCCGCCTACGTCGAGCGGAGCGCGGACCTGAAACGGGCCGTCAACGACATCGTGCTGTCGAAGACCTTCGACAACGGCATGATCTGCGCCTCCGAGCAGGCCGTCATCCTGGACGCGGAGATCCGCGATGCGGCGCTCGCCGAGTTCCGCACGCTGAAGGCGCACCACGCGAACGCCGAGGAGAAGGCGCTGCTGGAGCAGTACCTGTTCGGCGCGGGGGAGGGGAGTTCCTGCGCGGGGCAGCGGCTGAACGCCGACGTGGTGGGCCGCAGCGCGCCCGAGATCGCGACGGCGGCGGGGTTCGAGGTGTCGGCGGACACCTCGGTGCTGCTGGTGGACGTCGGGCGGGTCGGCCCGACCGAGCCGCTGACCCGCGAGAAGCTGTGCCCGGTGCTGGCCGTGCTGACCGCCTCCTCGCGCCGAGAGGGCGTCGAACTGGCCTCGGCGATGGTGGAGTTCAACGGGCTCGGACACTCGGCCGCGGTGCACACCGAGGACGCGGCGTTCGTCGAGGAGTTCGGGCACGCGGTCAAGGCGTGCCGGATCATCTGGAACGCACCCAGCTCGCAGGGCGGCATCGGCGACGTCTACAACGCCTTCACCCCCTCGCTGACACTGGGCTGCGGCTCCTACGGGCACAACTCCGTCGCAGGCAACGTGTCGGCGCTGAACCTGCTCAACATCAAGCGGATCGGGCGGCGCAACACCAACATGCAGTGGTTCAAGGTCCCGCCGAAGATCTACTTCGAGCGCAACAGCATCAAGTACCTGGCGAGCATGCCGAACGCCCACCGCATCGTCGTCGTCACCGACCGGACCATGGTGGAGATCGGCCACCTGGAGCGGATCCGCGGCATCCTGGACCGCCGCCGCGAACCCGTCGAGGTCCGCGTCGTCGACTTCGTCGAGCCCAACCCCAGCATCGACACCGTACGGCGGGGCGCGGAGCTGATGCGCGACTTCCGCCCCGACACCATCGTGGCGCTCGGCGGCGGTTCGCCGATGGACGCGGCGAAGGTGATGTGGCTGATGTACGAGCACCCGGAGGTGGAGTTCGCCGACCTGAAGGAGAAGTTCTTCGACATCCGCAAGCGCGCCTTCACCTTCCCGGACCTGGGCGAGAAGGCGAAGCTGGTGTGCATCCCGACCACCTCCGGCACCGGAGCCGAGGTCACCCCGTTCGCGGTGATCACCGACACCGCCACCGGACAGAAGTACCCACTGGCCGACTACGCGCTCACCCCGTCCGTCGCCATCGTCGACCCGGCGCTGACCACCCACCTGCCCAAGGACGTCACCGCCGACACCGGCTTCGACGCCCTCACCCACTGCATCGAGACCTACGTGTCGGTCTACGCCAACGACTTCACCGACGGGCTGGCGCTCCAGGGGATCCGGCTGGTCTTCGAGAACCTGGAGCAGGCCGTCACCGACGGCCCGAACAACCCGCGCGCCCGGGAGAAGATGCACAACGCCGGCACCATCGCGGGCATGGCCTTCGGTTCGGCGTTCCTGGGCGTGGTGCACGCCATGGCGCACACCCTGGGCGCGACCTTCCACGTGGCGCACGGGCGCACCAACGCGCTGCTGCTGCCGCACGTCATCCGGTACAACGGCACGGCTCCGGCGAAGGTCAGCAGCTGGCCCAAGTACCGCAGTTACGTGGCGCCCGAGCGGTACCAGGCCATCGCCCGGACGCTCGGCCTGCCCGCCGACACCCCTGAGCGGGGCGTCGAGTCGCTCGCCACCGCGATCGAGGAACTGCGTGACCGGGTGGGCATCCCGCGCTCCTTCAAGGAAGCCGGCGTGGACGAGGCGGCCTTCCTCGCGGCACTGCCACAGCAGGCGATGAACGCGTACGAGGACCAGTGCGCCCCGGCCAACCCCCGGATGCCGTTGCTCGCCGACATGCAGCAGCTGATGCGCCAGGCCTACTACGGCAACCGGTCCTGA